From one Bacillota bacterium genomic stretch:
- a CDS encoding SAM-dependent methyltransferase, giving the protein MADLVPFGTVVADIGTDHAYLPIHLIQTRRAPWCIATDASPGSLTKARQAVVAAGLEDRIDLRLGSGLTVLAPGEVQVLVIAGLGSKTIADIIALAPEVAASAQVFLLQPMTNPGELRRRLPELGLTLTDETLAVERGRFYVIMAATSGTMPTFAEELLEIGPYLVAKPDLLLPAYLAFKIGQEEQVRAEAEKSVSGKARCELASRRIHAWREILHDCESKLRDQPN; this is encoded by the coding sequence TTGGCCGATCTTGTCCCGTTCGGGACGGTGGTAGCTGATATTGGCACCGATCATGCGTATTTGCCTATACACCTGATACAAACAAGGCGGGCACCATGGTGTATTGCCACTGATGCCAGCCCTGGCAGTTTGACTAAAGCCCGGCAGGCAGTGGTAGCCGCCGGGCTGGAAGATAGAATTGACCTTCGATTAGGATCGGGTCTGACAGTGTTGGCCCCGGGAGAAGTTCAGGTGCTGGTTATTGCCGGGTTAGGTTCAAAAACCATAGCAGATATTATTGCCCTGGCACCGGAGGTGGCCGCTTCGGCCCAGGTTTTTTTGCTCCAGCCCATGACCAACCCGGGCGAACTGCGCCGGCGCTTACCGGAGCTAGGGCTAACCCTTACCGACGAGACGCTGGCAGTTGAGAGGGGACGCTTTTATGTGATTATGGCGGCCACTTCCGGGACGATGCCCACTTTTGCCGAGGAGTTACTGGAAATCGGACCCTACTTAGTCGCTAAACCGGACTTGCTGCTGCCAGCATATCTGGCTTTCAAGATCGGACAAGAGGAACAAGTGCGAGCTGAGGCTGAAAAAAGCGTTTCCGGTAAGGCACGCTGTGAGTTGGCCAGCCGTAGAATTCACGCTTGGAGGGAGATTCTACATGACTGTGAAAGCAAGTTACGTGATCAGCCTAATTGA
- a CDS encoding Nif3-like dinuclear metal center hexameric protein, with protein MTVKASYVISLIEELAPSNLAEDWDNTGWQVGDSQAEVSTVAVALDPSPGALAKAEQLGAELLITHHPLLFQPLKHLRLDLPTENLVARFLQAGVGVFSAHTNLDHAPQGTSAVLAQKLGLMNTEILVPGRRQKLYKLVTFVPPSHVENVRRALAAVGAGWIGNYSHCTFQTAGTGTFLPRKGTSPYIGEAGKLEYVDELRLETIVSEERLGAAVSRLLSAHPYEEVAYDVYSLAREGKLYGLGRVGELPQSLPLAEFAHRVKATLALAAVTVVGDENKKIKKVAVCGGSGSSLVRRARSVGADVLVTGDVKYHAAQEADLLGLAVIDAGHAGTENPVILMLADYLRTKLRDHGVVVYPYTAADISRTL; from the coding sequence ATGACTGTGAAAGCAAGTTACGTGATCAGCCTAATTGAAGAACTGGCTCCGAGCAATCTAGCCGAGGACTGGGATAATACAGGTTGGCAGGTAGGAGATAGCCAGGCCGAGGTGTCCACAGTAGCCGTGGCTTTGGACCCTTCCCCGGGGGCACTGGCCAAGGCCGAGCAATTGGGAGCGGAACTTTTGATCACTCATCATCCGCTGCTTTTTCAACCGTTAAAACATCTGCGGTTGGATTTGCCCACAGAAAATTTAGTGGCTCGGTTTCTTCAGGCCGGGGTAGGGGTCTTTTCGGCTCATACCAATTTAGACCATGCGCCCCAAGGAACGTCAGCTGTTCTGGCACAAAAATTGGGGCTGATGAATACGGAGATTCTTGTTCCCGGTAGGAGGCAAAAGCTGTATAAATTAGTAACTTTTGTTCCGCCGTCACACGTGGAAAATGTCCGCCGAGCGTTAGCGGCCGTCGGAGCCGGTTGGATCGGTAACTATAGCCACTGCACTTTTCAGACAGCTGGAACCGGTACATTTTTGCCCCGCAAGGGTACCAGCCCTTACATCGGTGAGGCTGGGAAGCTGGAATATGTGGACGAATTGCGCCTGGAAACAATAGTGTCGGAGGAGCGGCTCGGAGCAGCTGTTAGCCGGCTGTTATCGGCTCACCCCTATGAAGAAGTGGCTTACGATGTATATTCTCTGGCTCGGGAAGGGAAGCTTTACGGTCTGGGGCGCGTGGGGGAATTGCCCCAGAGCTTACCCTTGGCTGAGTTTGCCCACCGGGTCAAGGCAACCCTGGCTTTGGCGGCAGTGACAGTTGTGGGGGATGAGAACAAGAAGATCAAGAAAGTGGCTGTTTGTGGTGGCAGCGGCTCTTCCTTGGTTCGCCGGGCCAGATCCGTCGGAGCAGATGTACTTGTTACCGGTGACGTAAAATATCACGCCGCCCAGGAAGCGGATCTATTGGGCTTAGCTGTGATCGATGCCGGCCATGCCGGGACGGAGAATCCGGTGATTCTCATGCTGGCTGATTATTTAAGGACCAAGCTCAGGGATCACGGTGTAGTTGTGTATCCTTACACTGCAGCGGATATCTCCCGGACATTGTGA
- a CDS encoding reverse transcriptase-like protein, which yields MKLILHIDGASRGNPGPAAIGVIVTDENGTVLAEIGEYIGETTNNVAEYKALLRGLKEADRLGAQEISVYSDSELLVKQMEGAYRVRHPGLVTLNNQARNMIRVFAQVTLTHVPREQTTSADKLANEVLDLRKQETAATTKATDKGAEIRVVKMSPKETEIAPWGSRWQLLSVPPLALHRLMINPGQRLPYQETPVDVVAHVLSGKGRLTAGGAEFALETGDSVFISKSATGVVE from the coding sequence ATGAAACTGATCCTTCATATTGACGGTGCTTCGCGCGGCAATCCGGGGCCGGCGGCAATAGGGGTTATAGTTACGGACGAGAATGGAACAGTACTAGCGGAGATAGGTGAATATATAGGTGAAACCACTAACAACGTGGCTGAGTACAAAGCATTGCTCCGAGGACTGAAGGAAGCAGACAGGCTGGGCGCTCAAGAAATATCTGTTTACAGCGATTCAGAACTCCTGGTTAAACAAATGGAGGGGGCTTACCGTGTAAGGCATCCTGGCCTAGTAACGCTTAATAACCAAGCCAGGAACATGATCCGAGTTTTCGCCCAGGTTACTCTTACCCACGTGCCCAGAGAACAAACCACTTCTGCCGACAAATTGGCCAATGAAGTACTGGATTTGAGGAAGCAAGAAACAGCTGCCACAACCAAAGCCACCGACAAGGGGGCAGAGATACGAGTTGTGAAGATGTCCCCCAAAGAGACAGAGATAGCTCCTTGGGGTTCCAGGTGGCAGTTACTATCTGTTCCACCGCTAGCCTTGCATCGACTGATGATCAATCCGGGCCAGAGGCTTCCTTATCAAGAGACCCCAGTGGATGTTGTGGCCCATGTTTTGTCGGGAAAGGGCCGCCTAACGGCAGGCGGTGCTGAGTTCGCCCTCGAGACAGGTGATAGCGTATTTATTTCCAAGAGCGCTACCGGGGTGGTGGAGG